The segment ATAAACTTGATAATAGTTCAGCTGAATTGAGGGTGAACTGTACGAAAGTGAGGATTGAGGAAGGGTCGCTTGTGTGTACAGCATTGGGCTGGGGTTGGCAAATGCCTGATTTAATAACTGTTGCagctgctgttgttgtagttgtagttGCAGTTGTTGGGTCTGGTGTGAACACGGATCATTCTCATCACTTTCCAATGCAATCTTTTCTCCCTGATACAATGTTTGCAGTGGTGTGGAGCTAAACGTTTGATGCCCATTTCTTGCAGAATActtttgctgttgctgctgatgACTATTGCGTGATTTGTTCCCTAAATTCGATGCATAAAAATCTTGCTGTTGGAAAATCAGGTAGGGGTTCTGTTGTGAATATACTGGTTGGGTGTATTGGGCATGCGGGGGAGTGTATTGCCGTGGTTGCTTCAATCcagaaattgataattCTTGATTAGCTGTTTGTGCTATTGGGCTTACCACcagattcaaattggtcaGATAATCTGTATACCCAGTGTTAGCAGGGGGCACTGATGAGTTTAAAAACTCTACATTTTGCATTACTGGATACCCTGTCTGCGTTGAATAATAATTAGAATAATCCATGGGATATGTTCCcctgtttttgttttgtgaaAGTGATTGAAACTGTTGAGAGGATGGAGTCTCAATACCGTTGATCAGTgtcaaattgtttgtttgtttcagTGTTTGAGAATTGGTGGTTTTCGTGTTGAacatttgttgttgttgttccagGGTTTGCAATTTTTCTGGCTTCAGCTGGTGTAGATTTTTCTTTGAAGGCAAGCCAATTTGTTCTACATTCGAGGAACTGACAATATCTTGGCCGTAAAAAGTGGTGTGTGATGGTGTTTCCATAACTTTGCTCATTTATTTGGCCTTTGACGTGTTTGTAAAATGTAGTGCAAGATCGGAGACGAATTGTAAGTAAAAAAAATCTGTAGTTTGAAGATCCAGAAACAATTTCGGTTTTCGAAATCTCGAATGGTCAGGGAATGTTGGTAACACGATCCAAGCAcctgaaatcaaattggaaactttAATTAGTTGAAGGCAATAACAGGAGATGGGATTTTGTGAttatgttgaagaaatcaaaatctcAAAATGTATCTTGAAAATAATCCTCTTTTTTAAGCAACTATACCGTGAATTTTGCAATGTCCGTTCCAAGCTATATTTTTCACAAAGTTGCACTCTCTGGGTATAATGACACAAATGTAAACACTaagaaatttgaagattgtgGTTGGTTTTTCAAACGAAGAAATATCAACGACAATAAATACTACTCGAAAAACGCAGATCAGTTACCAATTCAGTATAAATagcaaaattgttttttaaaaattgcCATTAGACAGTGATATATTATATGATTATTAATAGACGTTCCTGTTCGAAAAGCCTATTCGCAAAAGCCCATCAAATGGAAGGATTTACTCACATCCTCTCAATCGGTCCAATTTAAGgaaataataataaatgAAATATAATAATTCTGAATCAAAGGTAACACAAATAATAATTTTATGTTTTTGTCATTTGATAGTTTTAATAATATTCGTCGAAAGTCCTGTGTATACCATTTGATGGCCCTTGAGTAGCTGTGCTTTGGATCATTTATTGCTGCTCATCTTGTGCTAAATTTGTCATTCTTGTGTAGGAGTCAATTCAGTCATGCAAGATTCAACCAGGTTCAGTTCTGCCCCTTACATTGAACATTACGATATTCCTGGCGGATTAGAACAAGCTTTGTATATGTATTATTTAAATCGCCCCCTCTTGTCCAAGAATCTCAAATGATGTAACGATTATTTTTCTTACAAGGCTGGCTTTCAACagaatacaaaacaaaagaacacGCTAACGGCGGAAATATCGAACCATTGCAGATTTTCTATTGCGTAACTTTGGCGGCATATCGGAAAATCGATACTGCTTGACAACGACCAAACTAAAGCCGTT is part of the Candida orthopsilosis Co 90-125, chromosome 2 draft sequence genome and harbors:
- a CDS encoding Efh1 transcriptional activator, translating into MSKVMETPSHTTFYGQDIVSSSNVEQIGLPSKKNLHQSKPEKLQTSEQQQQMFNTKTTNSQTSKQTNNLTSINGIETPSSQQFQSLSQNKNRGTYPMDYSNYYSTQTGYPVMQNVEFLNSSVPPANTGYTDYSTNLNSVVSPIAQTANQELSISGLKQPRQYTPPHAQYTQPVYSQQNPYSIFQQQDFYASNLGNKSRNSHQQQQQKYSARNGHQTFSSTPSQTLYQGEKIALESDENDPCSHQTQQSQLQLQQQQSQQLLNQAFANPSPMSYTQATLPQSSLSYSSPSIQSNYYQVYAAQRQYQQQQSSKPKTQVTLSARNQSISSTITNKSRNSSTFSNKEEQPGSRATSISSCIPQTEPPLNIVKPRIATRRWEEERTNCYQVRVNEILVSRREDNNYINCTKLLNVTGMSRGKRDGILKTEKVKDVVKVGTMNLKGVWVPFDRAYEIARNEGVDELLQPLFVRNIKEYFLTEGYKLKNENESEELKPRKMKGQDKSNLKIMDVSSSIYEKSTSCPTGGYATSLPSSESKEYDN